The Brassica napus cultivar Da-Ae chromosome C7, Da-Ae, whole genome shotgun sequence genome has a segment encoding these proteins:
- the LOC106430304 gene encoding uncharacterized protein LOC106430304 translates to MGNIDRAFESMSPEEEEVAFNLFDLPQFSANERNKLSIMGRTLYPEKQNIADPIRDMPRKWQVAGRVQGVALSKTTFQFIFKYEHDMEEVLRKSVWTFNDWSIVIDRWKEKPDEDYLKYLLVWVRIRNIPVNHYTVEAITALGDLIGRVNVVAFDPDMPQTNDYVRVRVFFDVSRPVRRSKAVNLPKGGGSVTIWYDFERIQKRCHHCQQLTHEKDKCPILIKERRTEAQVRRDLIIQEKQKSEDVKQTYVVTIEKDDPLYGVLNEEQVGVDKATGGE, encoded by the coding sequence ATGGGGAATATTGACCGTGCTTTTGAGTCCATGTCaccggaagaagaagaagtggcttTTAACTTGTTTGACCTACCTCAGTTCAGTGCAAACGAAAGGAACAAGTTGAGTATTATGGGACGTACGCTATACCCTGAGAAGCAAAATATTGCTGATCCCATTAGGGATATGCCAAGGAAGTGGCAAGTTGCTGGGAGGGTGCAAGGAGTTGCCCTATCTAAGACCACTTTTCAGTTCATCTTTAAGTATGAGCATGACATGGAAGAGGTGTTAAGGAAGAGTGTTTGGACGTTTAATGACTGGAGTATTGTCATTGATCGGTGGAAGGAGAAGCCAGATGAGGACTATCTAAAGTACTTACTGGTTTGGGTTAGGATTCGTAATATCCCTGTAAATCACTACACTGTCGAAGCTATCACAGCGCTAGGGGATCTTATTGGTAGAGTCAACGTGGTGGCTTTTGATCCCGACATGCCGCAAACTAACGACTATGTTCGAGTTAGGGTTTTCTTTGATGTATCAAGACCGGTGAGACGATCTAAAGCGGTAAACCTACCAAAAGGTGGTGGCTCAGTCACGATCTGGTACGACTTCGAGCGGATACAGAAACGATGCCATCATTGCCAGCAGTTAACTCATGAAAAGGATAAGTGCCCTATTCTCATTAAGGAGCGTAGAACGGAAGCGCAGGTCCGAAGGGATCTAATCATACAGGAAAAACAGAAGTCGGAGGATGTAAAACAGACTTATGTTGTTACCATTGAGAAAGATGACCCGCTATATGGAGTTTTAAACGAGGAGCAAGTTGGTGTGGACAAAGCAACGGGCGGAGAATAA
- the LOC106430287 gene encoding phytyl ester synthase 2, chloroplastic isoform X4, whose product MHVEEAKEMAVEEAKGLNQMCTQLKPKHLYFSVDVIKEDTERLRCALPKCEVLEFVNNGQFLFLEDGVDMATILKIAYYYRRGKKLDYIYDYTLPTPFELKEFEQSQSDSDC is encoded by the exons ATGCATGTAGAAGAAGCTAAAGAGATGGCTGTTGAAGAAGCTAAGGGGTTGAATCAG ATGTGTACACAGTTAAAACCCAAACACTTATACTTCTCAG TGGACGTGATCAAAGAAGACACTGAAAGACTCCGTTGTGCATTGCCAAAATGTGAAGTCCTTGAGTTTGTGAATAATGGACAGTTCCTCTTCTTG GAGGATGGGGTAGATATGGCGACTATTCTTAAGATTGCATATTATTATCGACGTGGGAAGAAACTTGATTACATTTATGATTACACTCTGCCTACTCCTTTTGAGCTCAAAGAGTTTGAACAATCACAAAG TGACTCAGATTGCTAA
- the LOC106430287 gene encoding phytyl ester synthase 2, chloroplastic isoform X3, which produces MHVEEAKEMAVEEAKGLNQVVEDAKMCTQLKPKHLYFSVDVIKEDTERLRCALPKCEVLEFVNNGQFLFLEDGVDMATILKIAYYYRRGKKLDYIYDYTLPTPFELKEFEQSQSDSDC; this is translated from the exons ATGCATGTAGAAGAAGCTAAAGAGATGGCTGTTGAAGAAGCTAAGGGGTTGAATCAGGTCGTTGAAGATGCTAAA ATGTGTACACAGTTAAAACCCAAACACTTATACTTCTCAG TGGACGTGATCAAAGAAGACACTGAAAGACTCCGTTGTGCATTGCCAAAATGTGAAGTCCTTGAGTTTGTGAATAATGGACAGTTCCTCTTCTTG GAGGATGGGGTAGATATGGCGACTATTCTTAAGATTGCATATTATTATCGACGTGGGAAGAAACTTGATTACATTTATGATTACACTCTGCCTACTCCTTTTGAGCTCAAAGAGTTTGAACAATCACAAAG TGACTCAGATTGCTAA
- the LOC106430287 gene encoding uncharacterized protein LOC106430287 isoform X1, whose protein sequence is MHVEEAKEMAVEEAKGLNQVVEDAKMCTQLKPKHLYFSVDVIKEDTERLRCALPKCEVLEFVNNGQFLFLEDGVDMATILKIAYYYRRGKKLDYIYDYTLPTPFELKEFEQSQSQRYNRKNTWRNTFKGTGSVCWQSHIP, encoded by the exons ATGCATGTAGAAGAAGCTAAAGAGATGGCTGTTGAAGAAGCTAAGGGGTTGAATCAGGTCGTTGAAGATGCTAAA ATGTGTACACAGTTAAAACCCAAACACTTATACTTCTCAG TGGACGTGATCAAAGAAGACACTGAAAGACTCCGTTGTGCATTGCCAAAATGTGAAGTCCTTGAGTTTGTGAATAATGGACAGTTCCTCTTCTTG GAGGATGGGGTAGATATGGCGACTATTCTTAAGATTGCATATTATTATCGACGTGGGAAGAAACTTGATTACATTTATGATTACACTCTGCCTACTCCTTTTGAGCTCAAAGAGTTTGAACAATCACAAAG TCAACGGTACAATAGAAAGAACACTTGGAGGAATACCTTTAAAGGGACCGGTTCTGTATGTTGGCAATCACATATTCCTTGA
- the LOC106430305 gene encoding uncharacterized protein LOC106430305, with the protein MGFRDIEKFNQALLAKQGWRLMMDPDSLYARFLRSRYYPNGSFLEASLGSRPSYAWRSIIFGRQLLEKGFRRTIGSGYETSVWMDKWLFGEVPMAPLRKLVLFEVDLKVCDLINPQTKAWDRGKLEENFFPPHLERILKQKLIPGEKDGYEWVHRHWRGYTVKFGYWLASRLDDSDVRKESSAQPSINGLIQRVWKVETVPKIKIFMWKSLSNALSVDDGLLARGLKIDPRCQRCGMDGESINHVLFTCPVARRVWAESNFPFPRRSFENRTVFENFYYLLFPTNGSRVPDEVAHLFPWLLWLLWKNRNSFIFDGKEFSAQDTVAKAKEDSSHWFEAQKCAREDMAKDAQEERAQGKWQAPTDGTLKCNVEVQWFKQKRILGAAWVVRNHRGDTLIHSRRAFINIGSFVEAKFYVWLLEIESMHSHHIGSVLFEMEFGDLWGAVTKPRAWPAFRYEGVELRKALDLIQEWDVQVVNSKVNRCAHAIARSVTREKKYQSYVAQGSPRWLKEMFEEDQQGV; encoded by the coding sequence ATGGGGTTTAGAGACATTGAAAAGTTCAACCAAGCTTTGCTTGCGAAGCAAGGTTGGCGGCTTATGATGGATCCTGACTCTTTGTACGCTAGGTTTTTACGGAGTCGATACTATCCCAATGGGAGTTTCTTGGAGGCGTCTCTGGGGTCTCGGCCTTCGTATGCATGGAGGAGTATAATCTTTGGAAGGCAGCTGCTGGAGAAGGGTTTTAGAAGAACCATTGGCTCTGGATATGAGACCTCGGTGTGGATGGACAAATGGCTTTTTGGTGAGGTTCCAATGGCTCCTCTACGTAAGCTTGTTCTGTTTGAAGTCGACCTAAAAGTGTGTGATCTTATAAATCCGCAAACTAAGGCTTGGGACAGGGGGAAACTGGAAGAGAATTTTTTTCCTCCTCACCTGGAGcgtatattaaaacagaaactcATCCCAGGAGAAAAGGATGGTTATGAATGGGTTCACAGACACTGGAGAGGTTACACTGTGAAGTTTGGGTATTGGTTAGCCTCTCGCTTAGATGACTCAGATGTGAGGAAGGAAAGCAGTGCTCAACCATCAATTAACGGTTTAATCCAAAGAGTATGGAAGGTGGAAACAGTACCGAAGATTAAGATCTTCATGTGGAAATCCTTATCAAATGCGTTATCAGTAGATGACGGTCTGTTAGCAAGGGGGCTGAAGATTGACCCTAGATGTCAACGGTGTGGTATGGACGGTGAGTCTATCAACCATGTACTCTTTACTTGCCCTGTGGCTAGAAGGGTGTGGGCTGAATCCAACTTCCCTTTCCCTCGCCGGAGTTTTGAAAACAGAACTGTGTTTGAAAATTTCTACTATCTACTTTTCCCGACGAATGGTTCAAGAGTCCCTGATGAAGTAGCTCATTTGTTCCCGTGGTTGCTCTGGCTCCTATGGAAGAATAGGAACTCCTTTATTTTCGATGGTAAAGAATTCTCCGCTCAGGATACGGTAGCAAAAGCAAAGGAGGATTCTAGTCATTGGTTTGAAGCTCAGAAATGTGCGAGGGAGGATATGGCGAAAGATGCACAAGAAGAACGAGCTCAAGGCAAGTGGCAGGCGCCAACGGATGGTACTTTAAAATGTAATGTGGAGGTACAATGGTTTAAACAGAAACGGATTCTCGGAGCTGCTTGGGTTGTGAGGAATCATCGGGGTGATACTCTTATCCATAGTAGAAGGGCTTTTATTAATATAGGATCCTTTGTGGAGGCTAAGTTCTATGTCTGGTTATTGGAGATTGAATCAATGCATAGCCATCATATTGGAAGTGTGCTCTTTGAGATGGAGTTTGGAGATTTATGGGGGGCTGTCACTAAACCGAGAGCATGGCCAGCCTTTAGATATGAAGGAGTAGAACTGCGGAAGGCTTTGGATTTAATTCAGGAATGGGACGTGCAGGTCGTTAATTCTAAAGTAAACAGATGTGCTCATGCTATTGCAAGAAGTGTAACGAGAGAGAAGAAATACCAATCCTACGTAGCACAGGGTAGTCCCCGATGGCTGAAGGAAATGTTTGAGGAGGATCAACAAGGTGTTTGA
- the LOC106430287 gene encoding uncharacterized protein LOC106430287 isoform X2 gives MHVEEAKEMAVEEAKGLNQMCTQLKPKHLYFSVDVIKEDTERLRCALPKCEVLEFVNNGQFLFLEDGVDMATILKIAYYYRRGKKLDYIYDYTLPTPFELKEFEQSQSQRYNRKNTWRNTFKGTGSVCWQSHIP, from the exons ATGCATGTAGAAGAAGCTAAAGAGATGGCTGTTGAAGAAGCTAAGGGGTTGAATCAG ATGTGTACACAGTTAAAACCCAAACACTTATACTTCTCAG TGGACGTGATCAAAGAAGACACTGAAAGACTCCGTTGTGCATTGCCAAAATGTGAAGTCCTTGAGTTTGTGAATAATGGACAGTTCCTCTTCTTG GAGGATGGGGTAGATATGGCGACTATTCTTAAGATTGCATATTATTATCGACGTGGGAAGAAACTTGATTACATTTATGATTACACTCTGCCTACTCCTTTTGAGCTCAAAGAGTTTGAACAATCACAAAG TCAACGGTACAATAGAAAGAACACTTGGAGGAATACCTTTAAAGGGACCGGTTCTGTATGTTGGCAATCACATATTCCTTGA